From the Comamonas odontotermitis genome, one window contains:
- a CDS encoding thiamine phosphate synthase, whose translation MTASPIAQAILDVHQADFADFPPQPAPALKHAQQQDTVYAGAVAACSQLGFIAIDADCIAKAWSAQSQRLGVFDAHAWPTAAADFGLQLRTEAGAFVACPEQLGLYAVLPTAQWVGRMAHAGVPTVQLRFKSEDTAAVEREVKAAVEAVKGTPALLFINDHWRQAIAAGSYGVHLGQEDLDALSSADLTALRASGVRLGVSTHGYAEMVRASQAQPSYIAMGAVFPTTLKKMATVPQGLARLMRYAALTRGYPQVAIGGIGAAQFAQVLESGVGSVAVVRAIVNADNPEKAAAELMALMPQRYTT comes from the coding sequence ATGACCGCCAGCCCCATCGCCCAAGCCATTCTTGATGTTCATCAAGCAGATTTTGCGGACTTTCCACCGCAGCCCGCACCAGCACTGAAGCACGCGCAGCAGCAGGACACCGTATATGCAGGTGCAGTTGCGGCCTGCAGCCAGTTGGGCTTCATCGCCATCGATGCAGATTGCATTGCCAAGGCTTGGTCCGCGCAAAGCCAGCGGCTCGGTGTGTTCGACGCCCACGCCTGGCCCACAGCCGCTGCAGATTTTGGCCTGCAGCTGCGTACAGAGGCGGGTGCCTTTGTTGCCTGCCCCGAGCAACTGGGCCTGTACGCCGTGCTGCCCACTGCCCAATGGGTCGGCCGCATGGCGCATGCCGGCGTGCCCACCGTGCAACTGCGTTTCAAATCGGAAGATACCGCAGCAGTGGAGCGCGAAGTCAAGGCTGCGGTGGAGGCCGTCAAGGGCACGCCCGCCCTGCTCTTCATCAACGACCATTGGCGCCAGGCCATCGCAGCGGGTAGCTACGGTGTTCACCTGGGTCAGGAAGACCTCGATGCACTCAGCAGCGCCGATCTGACCGCCCTGCGCGCCAGCGGTGTGCGCCTTGGCGTCAGCACCCACGGCTACGCCGAGATGGTGCGCGCCAGCCAGGCGCAGCCCAGCTATATCGCCATGGGGGCGGTATTTCCCACCACGCTCAAGAAAATGGCCACCGTCCCGCAAGGCCTGGCGCGCCTGATGCGTTATGCCGCCCTGACGCGCGGCTACCCGCAGGTGGCGATTGGCGGCATTGGCGCTGCGCAGTTTGCACAGGTGCTGGAGAGCGGCGTTGGCTCCGTCGCGGTGGTGCGCGCCATCGTCAATGCGGACAATCCAGAGAAGGCTGCAGCCGAGTTGATGGCCTTGATGCCGCAGCGCTACACCACGTAA
- a CDS encoding TM2 domain-containing protein, with amino-acid sequence MGEKQARLAYGLLIGAGWAGAHRFYLQRYASATVQLLLTVLMVGLWIWGGSWASYAPYLLGPILLWLGHDGFWLHDYFRVEEEMDTQLAGFVDSGGEPLVRAAPLAAAVKEAAPSRDEADAHKKTRAIQLTKKQIAQTLQDNHPKGAHTAAERLVQYLQQRSRRPQYDPHLAEAYLLHGMVLYQTQYLEGARKKLQMGVHLAAPFAHLSVQTQQAQGWLDRLRNPPLQSQPGAPAMQVQPGQYEALMRSGDWQQAATLCAQIIALRQSAKAVDAPDLAAHLLNAMEIAHNLGQTAQVQAHGQLLLQLAGQVDGKSSGHGPVPEPLQRQAMEKLGDLAFAQGDTAEATRYYRQALALVTRSAGSGPQVCGLLQRLALNFERAGDVSGASECWASAHEHIIAMGDVMEDSEAVSDVLTRYAAFSVRHQPARVKALIEQSLRIQHRSYRGYSLAAARAYEVFAGFMAEVGQPAARLAHLQTALLLYQVCDPDNVSQIAAMKKSIAAAQQAVQAVAGEVPA; translated from the coding sequence ATGGGGGAAAAACAAGCGCGTCTGGCCTATGGCTTGCTGATCGGGGCAGGCTGGGCGGGCGCGCACCGCTTTTATCTGCAGCGCTATGCAAGCGCCACGGTGCAGCTCCTGTTGACGGTGCTGATGGTGGGGCTGTGGATCTGGGGCGGCAGTTGGGCGTCCTACGCCCCCTATCTGCTGGGCCCCATTCTCCTGTGGCTGGGCCATGATGGCTTCTGGCTGCATGACTACTTCAGGGTAGAAGAGGAGATGGATACCCAGCTGGCCGGGTTTGTGGATTCCGGCGGCGAGCCACTTGTGCGAGCCGCACCGCTGGCAGCCGCCGTGAAGGAGGCTGCACCTTCCCGTGATGAAGCCGATGCACACAAGAAAACCCGTGCCATCCAACTGACCAAGAAGCAGATTGCCCAGACGCTGCAGGACAACCATCCCAAAGGGGCGCATACAGCGGCAGAGCGCCTCGTCCAGTACCTGCAGCAGCGCAGCCGCCGCCCGCAGTACGATCCGCACCTCGCCGAAGCCTATCTGCTCCATGGCATGGTGCTCTACCAGACCCAGTACCTGGAGGGAGCACGCAAGAAACTGCAGATGGGCGTGCACCTGGCAGCTCCGTTTGCGCACCTGTCGGTGCAAACCCAGCAGGCCCAGGGCTGGCTCGACCGCTTGCGCAACCCGCCGCTGCAAAGCCAGCCGGGCGCCCCAGCCATGCAGGTGCAGCCCGGTCAGTATGAAGCGCTGATGCGCTCAGGCGACTGGCAGCAGGCCGCCACGCTGTGCGCGCAGATCATTGCGCTGCGCCAGTCCGCCAAGGCAGTGGATGCGCCCGATCTGGCTGCACACCTGCTCAATGCCATGGAAATTGCGCACAACCTGGGCCAGACCGCGCAGGTGCAGGCCCACGGCCAGCTGCTGCTGCAACTGGCCGGTCAGGTCGATGGCAAGTCCTCTGGCCATGGCCCTGTGCCGGAGCCGCTGCAACGCCAGGCGATGGAAAAGCTGGGCGATCTGGCCTTTGCCCAGGGCGATACGGCCGAGGCCACGCGCTACTACCGCCAGGCGCTGGCGCTGGTCACGCGGAGCGCAGGCAGCGGCCCCCAGGTCTGTGGTTTGCTGCAGCGGCTGGCGCTCAATTTCGAGCGCGCAGGCGATGTCTCCGGCGCGTCGGAATGCTGGGCCAGTGCCCACGAGCACATCATCGCGATGGGAGATGTGATGGAAGACAGCGAGGCCGTCTCCGATGTACTGACTCGCTATGCCGCATTCTCGGTGCGCCACCAGCCTGCCAGGGTCAAGGCACTGATCGAGCAATCGCTGCGCATTCAGCACCGCAGCTACCGAGGCTATTCGCTGGCAGCCGCACGTGCCTATGAGGTTTTTGCCGGTTTCATGGCCGAGGTGGGTCAACCGGCAGCGCGCCTTGCGCATCTGCAAACAGCCTTGCTGCTCTACCAGGTGTGTGATCCTGACAATGTTTCCCAAATTGCCGCCATGAAAAAATCCATTGCTGCGGCCCAACAGGCGGTGCAGGCCGTGGCTGGCGAGGTGCCCGCATGA
- the dusA gene encoding tRNA dihydrouridine(20/20a) synthase DusA, which produces MTESPKHSPWRMSVAPMMDWTDRHCRYLHRLLTRHTLLYTEMVTTGALIHGDVARHLRFNDEEHPVALQLGGSEPADLAQCARLAQEWGYDEVNLNCGCPSERVQRGAFGACLMNEKDLVADCVKAMRDAVDMPVTVKHRIGIDKVESYDFVRDFVGTVADAGCEVFIVHARNAWLKGLSPKENREIPPLRYDVVAQLKRDFPELTIAINGGIADDETAAAQLAQVDGVMVGREAYHNPWWLARWDALYYGDPASDATRESVEEEMVRYMEREAAAHGTHWYSIARHMLGLRQGMPGARRWRQVWSDHRLKTLPPHEVMQLARTKPGRSVEAIELAGA; this is translated from the coding sequence ATGACCGAATCCCCAAAACACAGCCCCTGGCGCATGAGTGTGGCGCCGATGATGGACTGGACTGACCGCCATTGCCGCTACCTGCACCGCCTGCTCACGCGCCACACCTTGCTCTATACCGAGATGGTGACGACCGGCGCCCTGATCCATGGCGATGTGGCCCGGCACCTGCGCTTCAATGATGAAGAGCACCCTGTTGCCTTGCAGTTGGGGGGGAGCGAACCTGCCGATCTGGCCCAGTGCGCCAGGCTGGCGCAGGAATGGGGCTACGACGAGGTCAACCTCAACTGCGGCTGCCCCAGCGAGCGGGTGCAGCGCGGTGCGTTCGGCGCCTGCCTGATGAACGAGAAGGACCTGGTCGCCGATTGCGTGAAGGCGATGCGCGATGCGGTGGATATGCCGGTCACCGTCAAGCACCGCATTGGTATCGACAAGGTGGAGAGTTACGATTTTGTGCGCGATTTTGTCGGAACCGTGGCCGACGCGGGCTGCGAGGTGTTCATCGTTCACGCGCGCAACGCCTGGCTCAAGGGGTTGTCTCCCAAGGAAAACCGCGAGATTCCCCCGCTGCGCTATGACGTGGTGGCGCAGCTCAAGCGTGACTTCCCCGAGCTCACGATTGCCATCAACGGCGGCATTGCCGATGACGAAACCGCTGCCGCGCAGCTGGCGCAGGTAGATGGCGTGATGGTGGGCCGTGAGGCTTACCACAACCCCTGGTGGCTTGCCCGCTGGGACGCGCTGTACTACGGCGACCCAGCCAGCGACGCCACGCGCGAATCGGTGGAAGAAGAAATGGTGCGCTACATGGAGCGCGAAGCCGCTGCCCATGGCACGCACTGGTACAGCATCGCCCGCCACATGCTGGGCCTGCGCCAGGGCATGCCGGGCGCACGCCGCTGGCGCCAGGTGTGGAGCGACCATCGCCTCAAAACCTTGCCTCCGCACGAAGTGATGCAACTGGCGCGCACCAAGCCTGGCCGCTCGGTGGAAGCAATCGAACTGGCCGGTGCGTAA
- a CDS encoding 2'-5' RNA ligase family protein, with protein MDTSRMMVMCQPSDPVLSRMSNAIDQRGLREFLGARMFPECNWHQTLCGPYPACLATERALERACDAALAARMRAFRLRLNRIRGEHRPAGERTHWSFLCQGRPSEFDDLLRCLQTKVQPDLPPDTGHTPHVTISYRAPAPLDTLRIQPIDWLIQQILLVVRQGTGNGWRYEVLQSWELPVMPANECQLELFAPVCTTVDPPSP; from the coding sequence ATGGACACCTCACGCATGATGGTCATGTGCCAACCGTCTGACCCGGTGCTCAGCCGTATGAGCAACGCCATCGACCAGCGAGGCTTGCGCGAGTTTCTGGGAGCGCGCATGTTCCCCGAGTGCAACTGGCACCAGACGCTGTGCGGCCCCTACCCCGCCTGCCTTGCCACAGAGCGGGCACTGGAGCGCGCATGCGATGCAGCGCTGGCCGCGCGAATGCGGGCTTTCCGGTTGCGGCTGAACCGCATTCGCGGCGAGCACAGGCCTGCTGGAGAGCGCACGCACTGGTCCTTCCTGTGTCAGGGGCGGCCCAGCGAGTTTGATGATTTGCTCCGATGCTTGCAGACCAAGGTACAACCAGACCTGCCTCCGGACACAGGGCATACGCCCCATGTCACCATCAGCTACCGGGCGCCGGCCCCCTTGGATACGCTACGCATTCAGCCCATTGATTGGCTGATCCAGCAGATTTTGCTGGTGGTACGGCAAGGCACAGGCAATGGCTGGCGCTACGAGGTGCTGCAAAGCTGGGAATTGCCCGTCATGCCTGCCAACGAGTGCCAGCTCGAGCTGTTTGCACCGGTTTGCACCACAGTGGACCCACCCAGCCCATGA
- a CDS encoding ABC transporter ATP-binding protein, producing the protein MLEIKNISTHYGAICAVNDVSLHVNQGEIVSLIGSNGAGKTTLLMTVCGNPRATSGSIKFEGEELVGQSSHLIMRKGIAVSPEGRRVFKDLTVVENLQMGAFFLSKDEIAQGIDYVYGLFPRLKERAEQRAGTMSGGEQQMLAIGRALMSKPRLLLLDEPTLGLAPLIIAQIFEIIKAVREQGVTVFLVEQNANQALQIADRGYVLETGRVTLEDSGVNLLRNQDIRKAYLGG; encoded by the coding sequence ATGTTGGAAATCAAGAATATCAGCACGCATTACGGTGCGATCTGTGCAGTCAACGATGTGAGTCTGCATGTCAACCAGGGCGAGATCGTTTCGCTGATCGGCAGCAACGGCGCGGGCAAGACCACCTTGCTGATGACCGTGTGCGGCAATCCACGCGCGACGAGCGGCTCCATCAAGTTCGAGGGCGAGGAACTGGTGGGCCAGTCGTCGCACCTGATCATGCGCAAGGGCATTGCCGTCTCGCCGGAAGGCCGCCGGGTCTTCAAAGACCTGACGGTGGTGGAGAACCTGCAGATGGGCGCCTTCTTTCTGAGCAAGGACGAGATTGCACAGGGAATCGACTATGTGTATGGCCTGTTCCCGCGCCTCAAGGAGCGGGCCGAGCAGCGCGCCGGCACCATGTCGGGCGGGGAGCAGCAGATGCTGGCCATTGGTCGTGCGCTGATGAGCAAGCCACGCCTGCTGCTGCTGGATGAGCCCACGCTCGGGCTGGCGCCGCTCATCATTGCGCAGATTTTCGAGATCATCAAGGCCGTGCGCGAGCAAGGGGTGACAGTGTTTCTGGTGGAGCAGAACGCCAACCAGGCATTGCAGATCGCCGACCGGGGCTATGTGTTGGAGACCGGAAGGGTCACGCTGGAGGACAGCGGCGTCAATCTGCTGCGCAACCAGGATATCCGCAAGGCCTACCTGGGCGGTTGA
- the livG gene encoding high-affinity branched-chain amino acid ABC transporter ATP-binding protein LivG: MSQTMLKVDGLCMRFGGLLAVDHVALDVKQQEIFAIIGPNGAGKTTVFNCISGFYKPTEGAITLNGQSIAGLPSHAVANHGVVRTFQNVRLFKGMTVMENLLVAQHQQVKRNLLSGLFKTKAYRAAEEGAKANAAHWLDVMGLRAFANREAGNLAYGHQRRLEIARCMITNPKLLMLDEPAAGLNPQEKVELQHLIDQLRKEYGVTVLLIEHDMSLVMGVSERILVMEYGKPIALGVPEAIRNDERVIKAYLGES, encoded by the coding sequence ATGAGTCAAACCATGTTGAAAGTGGACGGTCTGTGCATGCGCTTCGGCGGCCTGCTGGCTGTCGACCATGTGGCGCTGGACGTCAAGCAGCAAGAGATATTCGCCATCATCGGCCCCAACGGCGCGGGCAAGACCACGGTGTTCAACTGCATCAGTGGCTTCTACAAACCGACCGAAGGGGCCATCACGCTCAACGGGCAGTCCATCGCGGGCCTGCCCAGCCACGCCGTGGCCAACCATGGCGTGGTGCGCACCTTTCAGAACGTGCGCCTGTTCAAGGGCATGACGGTGATGGAGAACCTGCTGGTGGCACAGCACCAGCAGGTCAAGCGCAATCTGCTCTCGGGGCTGTTCAAGACCAAGGCCTACCGCGCGGCGGAAGAGGGAGCCAAGGCCAATGCCGCGCACTGGCTCGACGTGATGGGCCTGCGGGCCTTTGCCAACCGGGAGGCGGGCAATCTGGCCTATGGCCACCAGCGGCGGCTGGAGATTGCGCGCTGCATGATTACCAACCCCAAGCTCTTGATGCTGGACGAGCCAGCCGCGGGCCTGAACCCGCAGGAGAAGGTGGAATTGCAGCACCTGATCGACCAGCTGCGCAAGGAGTATGGTGTCACCGTGTTGCTGATTGAGCATGACATGAGTCTGGTGATGGGGGTGTCCGAGCGCATCCTGGTGATGGAATATGGCAAGCCGATTGCACTGGGTGTGCCGGAGGCGATCCGCAATGACGAACGCGTGATCAAGGCGTACCTGGGAGAGTCGTGA
- a CDS encoding high-affinity branched-chain amino acid ABC transporter permease LivM, translating into MKANFKNALISAVLAALVVLPIFGLHLERKGTRNYIEPHWNLVIWGFVIVLVLQLIKPFLAKQMAHIKAPSLPAMKHGTRTTLLWLVIVAAIVWPFFSGRNAVDIATLALIYVMLGLGLNIVVGFAGLLDLGFVGFYAVGAYTYALLFHWAGWSFWEALPFSGAAAALFGFVLGFPVLRLRGDYLAIVTLGFGEIIRLLLVNLVGFTGGPDGISNIPKPTLLGFELTRTASKEGTQTLQQFLGFEFNTMHMVIFLYLLALILALVTLWISNRLIRMPIGRAWEALREDEVACKSLGMNPTKIKLSAFTLGAMFAGFGGAFFAARQGIVSPESFSFIESALILAIVVLGGMGSQLGVIVAAILITVLPEFAREFSEYRMLIFGLVMILMMVWRPQGLFPMKRHHEELK; encoded by the coding sequence ATGAAAGCGAATTTCAAGAATGCACTGATTTCCGCCGTACTGGCGGCGCTGGTGGTGCTGCCCATCTTCGGCCTGCACCTGGAGCGCAAAGGCACACGCAATTACATCGAGCCGCACTGGAACCTGGTGATCTGGGGCTTTGTGATCGTGCTGGTGCTGCAGCTCATCAAGCCGTTTCTGGCCAAGCAGATGGCGCATATCAAGGCGCCAAGCCTGCCTGCGATGAAGCACGGCACCCGCACCACCTTGTTGTGGCTGGTGATCGTGGCAGCCATCGTCTGGCCCTTCTTCAGTGGCCGCAATGCGGTCGATATTGCTACCCTGGCGCTCATCTACGTGATGCTGGGCCTGGGCCTGAACATCGTGGTGGGCTTTGCGGGCCTGCTGGATCTGGGCTTTGTCGGCTTCTACGCCGTGGGCGCCTATACCTATGCTTTGCTGTTCCACTGGGCGGGGTGGTCGTTCTGGGAAGCGCTGCCGTTCTCGGGCGCCGCTGCCGCGCTGTTCGGCTTTGTACTCGGCTTTCCCGTATTGCGGCTGCGTGGCGATTACCTCGCCATTGTGACCTTGGGCTTTGGCGAGATCATCCGGCTGCTGCTGGTCAATCTGGTGGGTTTTACCGGCGGGCCCGATGGCATCTCCAACATCCCCAAGCCAACGCTGCTGGGCTTTGAGCTGACGCGCACGGCCTCCAAGGAAGGTACGCAGACCTTGCAGCAGTTCCTGGGCTTCGAGTTCAACACCATGCACATGGTGATCTTCCTGTATCTGCTGGCGCTGATTCTGGCCCTGGTCACTTTGTGGATCAGCAACCGTCTCATCCGCATGCCGATTGGTCGTGCCTGGGAGGCATTGCGTGAGGACGAGGTGGCCTGCAAATCGCTGGGCATGAACCCCACGAAGATCAAGCTGTCGGCCTTTACCTTGGGCGCCATGTTTGCGGGCTTCGGTGGTGCGTTTTTTGCCGCACGCCAGGGCATCGTCAGCCCCGAATCGTTCAGCTTCATCGAGTCTGCGCTGATCCTGGCGATTGTGGTGCTGGGTGGCATGGGTTCGCAGTTGGGCGTGATTGTTGCGGCGATTCTGATCACGGTATTGCCCGAGTTTGCGCGCGAGTTCTCCGAGTACCGCATGCTGATCTTCGGCCTGGTGATGATTCTGATGATGGTGTGGCGTCCGCAGGGCCTGTTCCCGATGAAGCGCCACCACGAAGAGTTGAAGTGA
- the livH gene encoding high-affinity branched-chain amino acid ABC transporter permease LivH: protein MSDFLPQFIQQLFNGLSLGAIYALVAIGYTMVYGIIGMINFAHGEIYMIGAYIGLVTLSAIGTQSGIPVFVVIGAMLLVSVVLTGVYGYVVEQVAYKPLRSSPRLVALISAIGMSIFLQNWVALGQGARDMAVPSLLPGAFNFHMGDGFEVFVPYTRILIIVVAVVLMIALTLYIRHSRMGRASRACAQDMQMANLLGIDTNKVVSFTFILGAVLAAVGGVLIALAIGKLNPYIGFVAGIKAFTAAVLGGIGSIPGAMLGGVLLGVAETFAAAYISSEYKDIVAFGLLVLILLFRPTGLLGKPEVEKV, encoded by the coding sequence ATGAGTGATTTTTTGCCCCAATTCATACAACAGTTGTTCAATGGCCTGTCACTGGGTGCGATCTACGCGCTGGTGGCCATTGGATACACGATGGTGTATGGAATTATCGGAATGATCAATTTCGCCCATGGCGAAATCTACATGATTGGCGCCTACATAGGTCTGGTGACCTTGTCGGCAATTGGTACGCAAAGCGGCATTCCGGTGTTTGTCGTGATCGGGGCCATGCTCCTGGTATCGGTGGTATTGACGGGTGTGTACGGCTATGTGGTTGAGCAGGTGGCATACAAGCCGCTGCGCAGCAGCCCGCGTCTGGTGGCGCTGATCTCGGCCATTGGCATGTCGATCTTTTTGCAGAACTGGGTGGCCCTGGGTCAGGGCGCGCGCGACATGGCCGTGCCTTCGCTGCTGCCCGGTGCATTCAACTTCCACATGGGTGATGGTTTCGAGGTGTTTGTTCCGTATACGCGCATCCTGATCATCGTCGTGGCCGTGGTGCTGATGATTGCGCTCACGCTCTATATCCGGCATTCGCGCATGGGACGTGCATCACGCGCCTGCGCGCAGGACATGCAGATGGCCAATCTGCTGGGCATCGACACCAACAAGGTGGTGTCCTTCACCTTCATCCTGGGCGCCGTGCTGGCGGCAGTGGGCGGTGTGCTGATTGCCTTGGCCATCGGCAAGCTCAACCCCTACATTGGTTTCGTGGCAGGTATCAAGGCCTTCACGGCTGCCGTGCTGGGCGGCATCGGCAGCATTCCCGGCGCGATGCTGGGCGGCGTGCTGCTGGGCGTGGCAGAGACTTTTGCCGCAGCCTACATTTCGTCGGAATACAAGGACATCGTGGCCTTTGGCCTTCTGGTGCTGATCCTGTTGTTCCGTCCCACAGGTCTTCTCGGCAAGCCCGAAGTGGAGAAGGTCTGA
- a CDS encoding branched-chain amino acid ABC transporter substrate-binding protein: MKVPFRLNTLAVAFGLAGSLLAGAAQAENIKIGVVIPATGPLTQYGDMVKEGVDTALEQINAAGGVNGNKLEAVVVDDACEPKQGPVAANRVVNAKIHYVVGPVCSGAAIAAAPIYNNEGVVVVTPSATSPALTEGKNFTSVFRTIGRDDQQGPFAAKFIAQTIKPKKVAVLHDKQSYGQGIATAVRDTLKADGVNVALFEGINAGDSDYSAVITKLKSAGVDFVYYGGYHPEMGLLLRQAAEQGLKVRIMGPEGVGNPEINAIAGPAVEGMLVTLPADFASNPKNAALVKAFKDKKRDPSGSFQMGSYTAVKVIADSIKAVGNDAGKVAKHLHTATFETPLGNLAWDAKGDLKAYDFQVFNWHKDGSKTPATK, encoded by the coding sequence ATGAAGGTACCGTTTCGCCTGAACACCTTGGCGGTTGCGTTTGGTCTGGCTGGTTCCCTGTTGGCTGGCGCTGCCCAGGCAGAGAACATCAAGATTGGTGTGGTGATTCCTGCCACCGGTCCTCTGACCCAGTACGGCGACATGGTCAAGGAAGGGGTGGACACCGCTCTTGAGCAGATCAATGCCGCTGGCGGCGTCAATGGCAACAAGCTCGAAGCCGTGGTGGTGGACGATGCCTGCGAGCCCAAGCAAGGCCCCGTGGCCGCCAACCGCGTAGTCAACGCCAAGATTCATTATGTGGTGGGCCCTGTGTGCTCGGGTGCTGCCATTGCAGCTGCACCGATCTACAACAACGAAGGCGTGGTGGTGGTGACCCCATCTGCCACGTCGCCAGCGCTGACCGAAGGCAAGAACTTCACCTCGGTCTTCCGCACCATTGGCCGCGATGATCAGCAAGGTCCTTTCGCTGCCAAGTTCATTGCGCAAACCATCAAGCCCAAGAAGGTCGCTGTGCTGCACGACAAGCAGTCGTACGGCCAGGGCATTGCAACCGCTGTGCGTGACACCCTCAAGGCCGATGGCGTGAATGTCGCGCTGTTCGAAGGCATCAACGCCGGCGACAGCGACTACTCTGCTGTCATCACCAAGCTCAAGAGCGCCGGTGTGGATTTCGTCTACTACGGTGGCTACCACCCAGAAATGGGCCTGCTGCTGCGCCAGGCCGCCGAGCAAGGCCTGAAGGTCCGCATCATGGGCCCAGAAGGCGTGGGCAACCCTGAGATCAACGCCATTGCAGGCCCTGCCGTCGAAGGCATGCTGGTGACGCTGCCTGCAGACTTTGCTTCCAACCCAAAGAATGCGGCCTTGGTCAAGGCATTCAAGGACAAGAAGCGCGATCCTTCCGGCTCATTCCAGATGGGCTCGTACACTGCAGTCAAGGTGATCGCCGATTCGATCAAGGCCGTGGGCAACGACGCTGGCAAGGTGGCCAAGCACTTGCACACTGCAACCTTTGAAACCCCGCTGGGCAACCTGGCATGGGATGCCAAGGGCGACCTGAAGGCATATGACTTCCAGGTGTTCAACTGGCATAAGGACGGCAGCAAGACCCCTGCTACGAAGTAA
- a CDS encoding twin-arginine translocation signal domain-containing protein, which yields MKNEWSEAQSQAPAPAVRFPSVSDSIDPAGGYKRRDFLKIVGATTGAATLISVGITIKPEEASAFAYEPYLGDDQLTTVVTSCAHNCGSRHC from the coding sequence ATGAAAAATGAATGGTCTGAAGCGCAATCTCAGGCTCCGGCGCCTGCAGTACGGTTTCCCAGCGTGAGCGACAGCATTGACCCAGCAGGCGGATATAAACGCCGTGATTTTCTGAAAATTGTTGGTGCAACCACAGGTGCAGCCACTTTAATAAGTGTCGGTATCACGATCAAGCCCGAGGAGGCAAGCGCATTTGCCTACGAGCCCTATCTAGGCGACGACCAACTCACAACTGTCGTTACTTCGTGCGCGCACAACTGCGGATCGCGTCATTGTTGA